The Musa acuminata AAA Group cultivar baxijiao chromosome BXJ2-2, Cavendish_Baxijiao_AAA, whole genome shotgun sequence genome has a segment encoding these proteins:
- the LOC135585823 gene encoding uncharacterized protein LOC135585823 isoform X2: MRVLRSNKSRSELAPINQITSSSDPLPVRGCPIASNAKASKLSISSRGSDSARADSKLSDMVIVGNNSYSKAERSMAILIAFIDFIQVSMPSSSVIILTDPASEFAIRKSKATTLPIPGDYSRGNLMLQRIRSYIAFLETRLQEQSKGLGSTSHYIFTDSDIAVVNDLGHIFQKDPNFHLALTFRNNKDQPLNSGFIAVRGTPDGIYKAKIFLEEVVNVYSLKFMKASRMLGDQLALAWVVKSHLPFALKKFGRHESFSAELNGVSILFLPCAVYNWTPPEGAGQFHGMPLDVQVVHFKGSRKRLMLESWSFYNSTSDMSDMLCLVLKSGRTKYDF, from the exons ATGAGAGTTCTTCGATCCAACAAGAGCCGAAGCGAACTCGCCCCAATAAATCAGATCACCTCGTCCTCGGACCCGCTGCCGGTCAGGGGTTGCCCGATCGCCTCCAATGCCAAG GCCTCAAAGCTGTCAATAAG CTCGCGTGGATCAGACTCTGCAAGGGCGGATAGTAAATTATCTGATATGGTAATTGTTGGAAACAATTCCTACAGCAAAGCTGAAAGGTCCATGGCCATTCTTATTGCTTTCATAGACTTCATACAG GTGTCAATGCCAAGCAGCAGTGTAATCATATTGACTGATCCTGCTTCTGAGTTTGCAATAAGAAAAAGTAAAGCAACAACATTACCAATTCCTGGAGATTACTCACGTGGAAACTTGATGCTTCAGAGAATCAGGTCCTACATT GCATTCCTAGAAACAAGGCTTCAAGAGCAATCTAAGGGCCTCGGGAGTACTAGTCACTACATTTTCACTGATTCTGATATTGCAGTGGTAAATGACCTTGGGCATATATTTCAGAAAGATCCTAACTTTCACCTGGCCCTCACTTTTCGTAACAATAAAGACCAGCCTCTAAACTCAGGTTTCATTGCAGTAAGAGGCACtccagatggaatttataa GGCAAAGATCTTTTTAGAAGAAGTTGTGAACGTGTACAGCTTGAAATTTATGAAGGCCTCCCGCATGCTTGGTGATCAGTTAGCTCTTGCATGGGTAGTTAAGTCTCATCTTCCATTTGCTCTAAAGAAGTTTGGTAGGCATGAAAGCTTCTCTGCTGAGCTAAACGGAGTGTCAATTCTCTTTTTGCCTTGTGCTGTTTATAATTGGACCCCACCTGAAGGCGCTGGGCAGTTTCATGGCATGCCCTTGGATGTCCAG GTTGTCCATTTCAAGGGGTCGAGGAAGCGATTAATGTTGGAATCTTGGAGCTTCTATAACTCAACGTCCGATATGTCCGACATGCTTTGCCTCGTTCTAAAAAGCGGAAGGACAAAATACGACTTCTGA
- the LOC135585823 gene encoding uncharacterized protein LOC135585823 isoform X1 translates to MSPVLSHVRRQSILPMGVCGGRKRPFFFLVLPLILFLPLILSVSKLHESSSIQQEPKRTRPNKSDHLVLGPAAGQGLPDRLQCQGLKAVNKVHSSISHEDIQIGDSISFVTVYTIYNSSRGSDSARADSKLSDMVIVGNNSYSKAERSMAILIAFIDFIQVSMPSSSVIILTDPASEFAIRKSKATTLPIPGDYSRGNLMLQRIRSYIAFLETRLQEQSKGLGSTSHYIFTDSDIAVVNDLGHIFQKDPNFHLALTFRNNKDQPLNSGFIAVRGTPDGIYKAKIFLEEVVNVYSLKFMKASRMLGDQLALAWVVKSHLPFALKKFGRHESFSAELNGVSILFLPCAVYNWTPPEGAGQFHGMPLDVQVVHFKGSRKRLMLESWSFYNSTSDMSDMLCLVLKSGRTKYDF, encoded by the exons ATGTCTCCAGTTCTCAGTCACGTGAGGAGGCAATCGATCCTGCCGATGGGGGTTTGCGGGGGCCGGAAGCGCCCTTTCTTCTTCCTCGTCCTCCCTCTAATCCTCTTCCTCCCTTTGATTCTCTCAG TGTCAAAATTGCATGAGAGTTCTTCGATCCAACAAGAGCCGAAGCGAACTCGCCCCAATAAATCAGATCACCTCGTCCTCGGACCCGCTGCCGGTCAGGGGTTGCCCGATCGCCTCCAATGCCAAG GCCTCAAAGCTGTCAATAAGGTCCATTCTTCAATCTCACATGAGGACATTCAAATTGGTGACAGCATTTCATTTGTCACAGTTTACACAATTTACAACAGCTCGCGTGGATCAGACTCTGCAAGGGCGGATAGTAAATTATCTGATATGGTAATTGTTGGAAACAATTCCTACAGCAAAGCTGAAAGGTCCATGGCCATTCTTATTGCTTTCATAGACTTCATACAG GTGTCAATGCCAAGCAGCAGTGTAATCATATTGACTGATCCTGCTTCTGAGTTTGCAATAAGAAAAAGTAAAGCAACAACATTACCAATTCCTGGAGATTACTCACGTGGAAACTTGATGCTTCAGAGAATCAGGTCCTACATT GCATTCCTAGAAACAAGGCTTCAAGAGCAATCTAAGGGCCTCGGGAGTACTAGTCACTACATTTTCACTGATTCTGATATTGCAGTGGTAAATGACCTTGGGCATATATTTCAGAAAGATCCTAACTTTCACCTGGCCCTCACTTTTCGTAACAATAAAGACCAGCCTCTAAACTCAGGTTTCATTGCAGTAAGAGGCACtccagatggaatttataa GGCAAAGATCTTTTTAGAAGAAGTTGTGAACGTGTACAGCTTGAAATTTATGAAGGCCTCCCGCATGCTTGGTGATCAGTTAGCTCTTGCATGGGTAGTTAAGTCTCATCTTCCATTTGCTCTAAAGAAGTTTGGTAGGCATGAAAGCTTCTCTGCTGAGCTAAACGGAGTGTCAATTCTCTTTTTGCCTTGTGCTGTTTATAATTGGACCCCACCTGAAGGCGCTGGGCAGTTTCATGGCATGCCCTTGGATGTCCAG GTTGTCCATTTCAAGGGGTCGAGGAAGCGATTAATGTTGGAATCTTGGAGCTTCTATAACTCAACGTCCGATATGTCCGACATGCTTTGCCTCGTTCTAAAAAGCGGAAGGACAAAATACGACTTCTGA